A part of Daphnia pulex isolate KAP4 chromosome 6, ASM2113471v1 genomic DNA contains:
- the LOC124195694 gene encoding matrix metalloproteinase-16-like isoform X3 yields MMRRVSLLCVVLAVAINHVAAAPVSTDTQAMMYLARFGYLDPALQNPSSGALISGDSVRRAIIDFQSFAGLNQTGILDPETSSWMSKPRCGVRDRVGAGSSARRKRYALQGSRWRVKQLTYSITKYPSALKTADVDRELAKAFQVWEDVTELTFVHLRTGKVHIEIRFESGEHGDGDAFDGTGGTLAHAYFPIYGGDAHFDESETWTINSYKGTNLFQVAAHEFGHSLGLSHSDVRSALMAPFYRGYEPSFQLDNDDVVAIQQLYGKSGNVATTTETSSRPLPPGRATTPRVTFDDGSNGRGNAELCGSEGKIDTMFTGPDNKAYVFKGEKYWKLEAEAVAPGYPRSIRADWEGLPGNIDAAFTWTNGRTYFFKGSRYWRYTNFELDADYPKDLSEGFAGVPSNIDTALVWSGNGKIYFFKGSQYWRFDPQQKPPIKSTYPKDISNWEGLPNSLDAAFQFTNGYSYFFKNGQYWRFNDRSFKVDEGQPGYPRPAGKWWFGCDEVNFKSRPGGSKLFVDRPHANDRQADLLDVEYRDDEQQPADAGGAEA; encoded by the exons ATGATGCGCCGAGTTtcgttgttgtgtgttgtgttagCGGTGGCGATAAATCACGTCGCCGCCGCTCCAGTCTCGACCGACACCCAAGCCATG ATGTATCTAGCCAGGTTCGGCTACCTAGATCCGGCATTGCAGAACCCGTCTTCCGGTGCCCTGATCTCAGGCGATTCCGTCCGTCGTGCCATCATCGATTTTCAGTCATTCGCTGGATTGAATCAAACAg GTATTTTGGATCCGGAGACATCGTCGTGGATGAGCAAACCTCGCTGCGGTGTCAGGGATCGCGTCGGTGCTGGTTCCTCCGCTCGCAGGAAACGCTACGCACTTCAAG GGAGTCGCTGGCGTGTCAAACAATTGACGTACAGCATTACGAAATACCCGTCGGCTCTGAAGACTGCCGACGTGGACCGGGAGCTGGCCAAAGCTTTCCAGGTCTGGGAGGACGTGACCGAGTTGACCTTCGTTCATCTCAGGACCGGCAAAGTCCACATCGAAATCCG TTTTGAGTCGGGAGAACACGGAGACGGCGATGCCTTTGACGGCACAGGTGGCACTTTGGCCCACGCCTATTTCCCCATTTACGGAGGAGATGCCCATTTCGACGAATCCGAAACGTGGACGATCAATTCTTACAAAG GGACGAATTTGTTCCAGGTGGCTGCTCACGAGTTCGGTCACTCACTGGGACTGTCACATTCCGACGTCCGCTCGGCCCTCATGGCGCCCTTCTACCGCGGCTACGAGCCCAGTTTCCAATTGgacaacgacgacgtcgtAGCCATCCAG CAATTGTACGGAAAGAGCGGGAATGTGGCGACAACCACCGAAACCAGTTCCCGACCGTTGCCTCCTGGCCGGGCGACGACACCGAGGGTGACCTTCGACGACGGAAGCAACGGCCGAGGCAACGCGGAACTGTGCGGAAGCGAAGGCAAAATCGACACCATGTTCACCGGTCCGGACAACAAAGCTTACGTTTTCAAAG GTGAAAAGTATTGGAAATTGGAAGCCGAAGCCGTAGCTCCTGGTTATCCGCGTAGCATCCGGGCGGATTGGGAAGGCCTGCCTGGCAACATTGACGCCGCTTTCACCTGGACCAATGGCCGCACCTACTTCTTCAAG ggctCGAGATATTGGCGCTATACCAATTTCGAATTGGACGCCGACTACCCCAAGGATCTCTCGGAAGGATTCGCCGGAGTGCCGAGCAACATCGACACGGCCCTCGTCTGGAGCGGCAACGGCAAAATCTATTTCTTCAAAG GGAGCCAATATTGGCGGTTCGACCCGCAACAGAAGCCGCCCATTAAATCGACGTATCCCAAAGACATTTCCAACTGGGAAGGTCTGCCCAATTCTTTGGACGCCGCATTCCAGTTCACCAACGGCTACAGCTACTTCTTCAAAAACGGCCAATACTGGCGGTTCAACGACCGCAGCTTCAAG GTGGACGAAGGCCAGCCAGGTTACCCACGTCCAGCCGGCAAATGGTGGTTCGGCTGTGACGAAGTCAATTTCAAATCTCGACCGGGAGGATCAAAATTGTTTGTCGACAGGCCTCACGCCAACGATCGTCAAGCCGATCTTCTTGATGTCG